One region of Suncus etruscus isolate mSunEtr1 chromosome 5, mSunEtr1.pri.cur, whole genome shotgun sequence genomic DNA includes:
- the LOC126009296 gene encoding LOW QUALITY PROTEIN: 60S ribosomal protein L15-like (The sequence of the model RefSeq protein was modified relative to this genomic sequence to represent the inferred CDS: deleted 1 base in 1 codon), whose protein sequence is MGAYKYIQELWRQKQSDVMRFLLRVCCWQYCQLSALHRALRSTRPDKARRLGYKAKKGYVIYRIRVRGGGRKWPVPKGAPSKPVHHGVNQFKFVRSLQSVAEEPAGRHCGALRVVNSYWVGEDSRYKFFEVLLIDPFHQAIRRNPDTQWITKPVHKHREMRGLTSAGRKSCGLGKGHKFHHTIGGSRRAAWRRFNTLQLHRYR, encoded by the exons ATGGGCGCCTACAAGTACATCCAGGAGCTCTGGAGGCAGAAGCAGTCGGACGTGATGCGATTCCTCCTGCGAGTGTGCTGCTGGCAGTACTGCCAGCTGTCGGCCCTGCACCGGGCTCTGCGGTCCACCCGGCCGGATAAGGCGCGCAGGCTGGGCTACAAGGCCAAGAAGGGTTATGTCATCTACCGCATTCGGGTGCGCGGTGGTGGTCGCAAATGGCCCGTGCCCAAGGGTGCACCTAGCAAGCCCGTGCATCATGGTGTCAACCAGTTCAAGTTTGTCCGGAGCCTTCAGTCTGTGGCGGAGGAACCAGCTGGACGCCACTGTGGGGCTCTGAGAGTTGTGAATTCTTACTGGGTTGGTGAAGATTCCAGATACAAATTCTTCGAGGTTCTTCTCATCGATCCATTCCATCAGGCTATCAGAAGAAATCCCGATACCCAGTGGATCACAAAGCCAGTCCACAAGCACAGGGAGATGCGAGGGCTGACTTCTGCAGGCCGCAAGAGC TGTGGTCTTGGAAAGGGTCACAAGTTCCACCACACTATTGGTGGCTCTCGCCGTGCAGCTTGGAGAAGGTTCAATACTCTCCAGCTCCACCGTTACCGCTAA
- the PIGBOS1 gene encoding protein PIGBOS1 yields MFRRLTFPQLLFASILGISGGLYIYQPIFEQYFRDQKEFGENLKLAPKSEEKKT; encoded by the coding sequence ATGTTTAGGAGATTGACTTTCCCACAGCTGCTTTTTGCCAGCATCCTTGGAATTTCTGGAGGACTATATATTTATCAACCAATATTTGAACAGTATTTCAGAGATCAAAAGGAATTTGGAGAAAACTTGAAATTGGCACCGAAatcagaagagaagaaaacatag